From the genome of Syntrophobacterales bacterium, one region includes:
- a CDS encoding restriction endonuclease subunit S produces MAGVTNTGIVNYVSNPVACFPKNSITVDIFGNVFYRDYTFGAGDDTGVYWNDEVQYSRAVMLFFSIAMQKSLSGKFSYGEKLRSSQSFNFLINLPTKNGKVDHDFMERFIAELEAERIAELEAYLSVAGLKDYTLRKDEVKALDEIQNVTWDTFKLESLFGKSTRGKRLKSEDRISGVLPFVTAGETNEGVSDFIGNIVDVFEANTTTIDMFGSAKFRNYKYGGDDHVAIVHTENLAKYASIFITTAIHKSSHTGKFDYGRNFYAKDADELNILLPTDGKQPDYKLMETFISAIHKLVLKDVVLYLDRKIEATKNVTRMSLDERKST; encoded by the coding sequence ATGGCGGGGGTTACCAATACAGGCATCGTAAATTATGTCTCAAATCCTGTGGCTTGCTTTCCCAAAAATTCGATTACCGTAGATATTTTTGGGAATGTTTTTTATCGCGATTATACATTCGGTGCAGGTGATGATACGGGAGTTTATTGGAATGATGAGGTTCAGTATTCAAGAGCAGTGATGTTGTTTTTTTCAATCGCAATGCAAAAATCACTTTCGGGGAAATTTTCATATGGTGAAAAACTAAGAAGTTCGCAAAGCTTTAATTTTCTTATTAATCTTCCTACTAAAAACGGTAAAGTTGACCACGACTTTATGGAACGCTTTATAGCAGAGTTGGAAGCGGAGCGAATAGCAGAGTTGGAAGCGTATCTTTCGGTGGCGGGCCTCAAAGATTACACGCTAAGAAAAGACGAAGTAAAAGCGTTGGATGAAATTCAAAATGTGACGTGGGACACTTTCAAACTTGAAAGTTTGTTCGGAAAATCGACCCGTGGCAAACGCTTGAAAAGTGAAGACAGAATATCTGGTGTTTTGCCATTTGTAACAGCAGGCGAAACAAACGAAGGTGTTTCAGACTTTATCGGCAATATTGTTGATGTTTTTGAAGCAAACACAACAACAATAGATATGTTCGGCTCTGCGAAATTTAGAAACTACAAATATGGTGGAGACGACCACGTTGCAATTGTTCACACAGAAAATTTAGCAAAATACGCTTCTATTTTCATAACTACCGCAATTCACAAATCATCGCATACTGGAAAGTTTGACTACGGTAGAAACTTCTATGCAAAAGATGCTGACGAGTTGAACATTTTGTTGCCGACAGACGGAAAACAACCGGACTACAAACTTATGGAAACTTTCATTTCCGCAATCCACAAATTAGTCCTCAAAGACGTTGTTTTGTATTTGGACAGGAAAATCGAAGCAACAAAAAATGTTACCCGTATGTCCTTGGACGAAAGGAAAAGCACCTGA
- a CDS encoding SAM-dependent methyltransferase gives MAASIEPNIADLANGWLKSYKLNYKLEQESLNCEIDKALNDYFSKNGGAGGNRPDVKLLLQDKKLNYYPILIEYKGYQNKLVKLDSKGQVENRKAKNEPHFRNINSYAVNGAVHYANALLHHTAYTDVIAIGMTGYKDESGQIQHEIGVYYVSKSNLGAGQKVDEYTDFSFLSPANFDAFIEKINNLHLSQEDIDTLKEQREKEIDVSLVKLNNDIYQNEKGLGENDRVYLVAASIIATIGIPGKVGPLEKSNLKSSTETDNTDGDIIIRKIKAFLKEKQLPQEKKEFIVRTLQNTLTTENINKVKDGSSQLKRVFTKIVDDLGIYYKIGLTTDFTGKLFNEMYGWLGFSQDKLNDVVLTPSYVATLLVKLARVNKDSYVWDFATGSAGLLVAAMNEMLTDARNSIKSPEGLLNKEVIIKAKQLLGLELLPSVYMLATLNMILMGDGSSNILNKDSLNDFDGDYGFGNTKDKFPADAFILNPPYSANGNGMNFVEKALDMMDKGYAAIIIQNSAGSGKAREYNKKILLKHTLIASIKMPIDLFLGKSSVQTNIYVFRVNEKHHKDEVVKFIDFSNDGYTRTNRKKASNNLKDTDHAKERYEEVVNLVRFGKGKLKYFTDKEYYEGTINPLDGADWNQSAPVDTRPTLQDFKKTISDYLAWEVKNILKQQTAEESSLGK, from the coding sequence ATGGCCGCATCAATTGAACCAAATATTGCCGATTTAGCTAACGGCTGGCTGAAATCCTACAAACTTAATTACAAGTTAGAACAAGAGTCACTCAATTGTGAAATTGATAAAGCCCTGAATGATTATTTCTCCAAAAATGGCGGAGCCGGTGGCAATCGACCAGATGTAAAACTCTTACTTCAAGATAAAAAGCTGAACTATTACCCCATCTTGATTGAATACAAAGGGTATCAAAACAAATTGGTAAAACTCGATTCCAAGGGACAGGTTGAAAATCGCAAAGCGAAGAATGAACCCCATTTTCGAAATATCAACTCATACGCTGTCAATGGTGCGGTGCATTATGCAAATGCTCTGCTGCATCATACCGCTTACACGGATGTTATCGCCATCGGTATGACTGGATACAAAGACGAATCAGGTCAAATCCAGCACGAAATTGGTGTGTACTATGTTTCTAAAAGCAATCTTGGAGCGGGGCAAAAAGTTGATGAATATACCGACTTTTCGTTTTTATCACCGGCAAATTTTGATGCTTTCATTGAGAAGATTAACAATCTTCATCTTTCCCAGGAAGATATCGACACCCTCAAGGAGCAGAGGGAAAAAGAGATTGATGTCAGTTTGGTGAAACTCAACAATGATATTTACCAAAACGAAAAAGGTCTCGGTGAAAATGACCGTGTGTATCTTGTGGCTGCATCAATTATTGCGACCATTGGTATTCCGGGAAAGGTCGGCCCACTCGAAAAATCTAATCTGAAATCTTCCACAGAAACAGACAATACCGATGGGGATATAATCATACGAAAGATCAAAGCCTTTTTAAAAGAGAAACAGCTTCCGCAGGAAAAGAAAGAGTTCATTGTACGAACCCTGCAAAACACGCTGACCACTGAAAACATCAACAAGGTAAAAGATGGGAGCAGCCAGTTAAAGCGAGTATTCACAAAGATTGTCGATGACTTAGGCATCTATTACAAGATCGGGCTCACTACCGATTTCACTGGGAAACTGTTCAATGAGATGTACGGGTGGCTCGGTTTTTCACAGGACAAGCTTAACGATGTCGTTTTAACACCGTCTTATGTCGCAACTCTTTTAGTCAAACTGGCGAGGGTAAACAAAGACTCCTATGTGTGGGACTTTGCTACCGGTTCTGCGGGTTTGCTGGTTGCAGCGATGAATGAGATGCTAACCGATGCAAGAAATAGTATTAAATCACCAGAAGGCTTGTTGAATAAAGAGGTGATAATTAAAGCGAAACAACTGCTTGGGTTGGAGCTGCTTCCCAGTGTTTACATGTTGGCAACCTTGAATATGATTCTCATGGGGGACGGTAGTTCAAATATTCTGAACAAAGACTCTCTAAACGACTTCGACGGTGATTATGGCTTTGGGAACACGAAAGACAAATTCCCTGCCGATGCCTTTATCCTCAATCCGCCCTATTCGGCGAACGGCAATGGAATGAACTTTGTGGAAAAAGCTCTGGACATGATGGATAAAGGATATGCGGCAATCATCATCCAAAATTCTGCCGGTTCTGGCAAGGCAAGAGAGTACAACAAAAAGATTCTTCTAAAACATACGCTTATCGCCAGTATCAAGATGCCGATTGACCTCTTTTTAGGCAAATCCAGTGTGCAGACCAATATCTATGTTTTCCGGGTCAACGAAAAGCACCACAAAGATGAAGTGGTTAAGTTCATTGATTTTTCAAATGACGGCTACACCCGTACAAACCGCAAAAAAGCGAGCAATAATCTCAAAGATACCGACCATGCGAAAGAGCGGTACGAAGAGGTGGTAAACCTTGTTCGTTTTGGAAAAGGCAAGCTCAAATACTTCACCGATAAAGAGTATTACGAAGGGACTATTAATCCTCTGGATGGCGCAGATTGGAACCAGAGTGCTCCGGTCGATACAAGGCCGACACTACAGGATTTTAAGAAAACGATCAGCGATTATCTGGCATGGGAAGTGAAGAACATCCTTAAACAGCAGACAGCGGAGGAAAGTAGCCTGGGAAAATAG
- a CDS encoding HD domain-containing protein produces the protein MTQLEIIACEYATHHHAAIGQVRKYTGEPYIKHPAAVVKIVQSVPHTPEMLAAAWLHDTVEDTAATLEEIDQLFGQEVACMVEMLTDVSRPSNGNRKVRKAIDLAHTANASPEAKTIKLADMIDNKHNIVERNPKFAKVYLVEKTALLEVLTEGDATLYAQAVELTHTHTHMHIHICD, from the coding sequence ATGACCCAGTTAGAAATCATCGCTTGCGAATACGCCACCCACCACCATGCGGCGATAGGCCAGGTACGCAAATACACCGGTGAACCGTACATCAAGCATCCAGCGGCAGTAGTTAAGATCGTGCAGAGTGTGCCGCATACGCCGGAAATGCTTGCCGCTGCATGGCTGCACGATACCGTGGAAGATACCGCCGCGACATTGGAAGAGATTGACCAGCTCTTCGGACAAGAAGTTGCTTGCATGGTCGAGATGCTGACGGACGTGAGCAGACCGAGCAACGGCAACAGGAAGGTACGGAAAGCGATTGATCTGGCTCATACGGCCAATGCCTCTCCGGAGGCCAAGACCATCAAACTGGCAGACATGATCGACAATAAGCACAACATTGTTGAACGCAATCCCAAGTTTGCCAAGGTGTATCTTGTGGAAAAGACGGCCCTGCTTGAGGTGCTTACCGAGGGCGACGCGACCTTGTACGCCCAAGCCGTCGAACTCACACATACGCATACACACATGCACATACACATTTGCGACTGA
- a CDS encoding tyrosine-type recombinase/integrase, which produces MKKGENTNRPQKGSIIKVEPIRELKDIKAIKKMLAGNPLYSAIFTVGINTNLRASDLLSITVGMVRGVKPMGEIELKEKKTGNVRRITLNKSCVDAIAELLKTRPNATDKDYLFIGKRGVLTVGTVNNLVKAWCAAINLKGNYGSHSLRKTWGYHQRVSFGVGLPELMTVFGHASQKQTLAYLCVQPEEIKNVYANEL; this is translated from the coding sequence GTGAAAAAAGGCGAAAACACCAACCGCCCCCAAAAAGGTTCCATCATTAAAGTTGAACCGATCCGGGAACTCAAGGACATAAAGGCAATAAAAAAGATGCTTGCCGGGAATCCTTTATATTCTGCCATATTCACTGTCGGAATCAACACCAACCTCCGGGCAAGCGACCTCTTGAGTATTACCGTCGGTATGGTACGCGGCGTCAAGCCAATGGGGGAAATCGAACTCAAGGAGAAAAAGACCGGGAATGTCCGTAGAATAACCCTCAACAAAAGCTGCGTCGATGCCATTGCTGAACTCTTAAAAACGCGCCCCAACGCAACCGACAAAGATTATTTGTTCATTGGGAAAAGAGGAGTACTGACAGTCGGGACGGTCAACAACCTCGTCAAAGCCTGGTGCGCGGCAATCAACCTCAAGGGGAATTACGGCAGCCATTCCCTCCGGAAGACCTGGGGATACCATCAGCGTGTTTCATTTGGCGTCGGCCTCCCGGAGTTGATGACGGTATTCGGACACGCATCCCAGAAACAGACACTTGCCTATTTGTGCGTGCAGCCGGAAGAGATCAAAAATGTATATGCGAACGAGTTGTGA
- a CDS encoding ankyrin repeat domain-containing protein encodes MFKALAVSVAIILAAGLFSPHRIEADDDRKVLIRNMLNDLGGLASQRKNNWKVLKCTQGGLKRVFVSDSLDEYVAEYRGCREYGYIRDSVSVGGWCDDQNIDRTTIDTTTLRLIKAAEKGHLTEVKSLLDAGANVNAVDEDGRTALMLAALFDHLDVVQVLLKAGANVNATNNRGITALMWGFHGGGGDKTDMMVQTLLDAGAKVNVVNKEGNTALMYATQAPPVVIKTLLKAGANVNATNNDGDTVLKKAVLYDGQAANVKQLLNARAKVNVADKHGATALMWSAWKNLSDVTQILLDAGANVNAVDEDGRTALMYGAWPDHLDVVQVLLKAGAKIDATDKDGDTALSWSLASGHDDVVLMLRRWK; translated from the coding sequence ATGTTTAAGGCATTGGCAGTAAGTGTGGCAATCATTTTGGCAGCAGGTCTTTTTAGTCCGCATCGCATTGAGGCTGACGATGATAGAAAAGTCTTAATACGGAATATGCTAAACGACCTCGGCGGCCTTGCTTCCCAGCGGAAAAACAACTGGAAAGTTCTGAAATGCACTCAAGGTGGATTGAAACGAGTATTCGTTAGCGATAGTCTTGACGAATACGTTGCGGAATATAGAGGTTGCCGCGAGTATGGTTATATAAGAGACAGTGTGTCTGTAGGGGGCTGGTGTGACGATCAGAACATCGACAGGACCACGATTGACACGACAACATTACGCTTGATAAAAGCAGCAGAAAAGGGCCATCTTACCGAGGTGAAATCCTTGCTTGACGCCGGGGCAAATGTAAATGCTGTTGATGAGGACGGACGTACTGCGTTGATGCTGGCAGCCTTATTTGACCATCTGGATGTTGTGCAAGTCTTGCTCAAGGCCGGTGCGAATGTGAATGCAACCAACAATAGAGGCATTACAGCACTGATGTGGGGGTTTCACGGCGGCGGTGGTGATAAGACTGATATGATGGTGCAGACCCTGCTTGATGCCGGAGCAAAGGTCAATGTTGTTAATAAGGAGGGCAACACAGCTTTGATGTATGCAACCCAAGCACCCCCAGTTGTAATAAAGACGTTACTCAAGGCCGGGGCGAATGTGAATGCAACCAACAATGACGGCGACACAGTTCTGAAAAAGGCAGTTTTATATGATGGACAAGCAGCAAACGTGAAACAGTTGCTCAATGCCAGAGCGAAGGTCAATGTGGCGGACAAGCATGGTGCTACAGCATTGATGTGGTCTGCTTGGAAAAACCTCTCTGATGTCACGCAAATACTGCTTGACGCCGGAGCAAATGTAAATGCTGTTGATGAGGACGGACGTACTGCGTTGATGTATGGTGCCTGGCCTGACCATCTGGATGTTGTGCAAGTCTTGCTCAAGGCCGGGGCGAAGATAGACGCAACAGATAAGGACGGTGACACAGCCCTGTCATGGTCCCTCGCAAGCGGTCATGATGATGTTGTGTTGATGTTGCGTCGCTGGAAGTGA
- a CDS encoding PD-(D/E)XK nuclease family protein, translating into MMIERSDNIYLEEETHRYVLLDDPDFTFTSCTTFVGQFFEKFDKEAIALHLVNNHPNYAGLSVENLVATWNNLTREGTRVHAEIEHFLTEGKPVTHPKAMHALEWLRVKNIIPKKMLPEFILYSKELGIAGTIDLLVMNIDGSYDIYDWKTSKKIEMNPYRGKRGILGPALDVGDCNFNHYSLQLSLYQYILETYYGLKIRYTVLYHLNGVQVVPYRSDYWKDVIEDMLAYSLESSPWTVTEAAEVESTSTPLLVSDFAIATR; encoded by the coding sequence ATGATGATTGAAAGGTCTGACAATATCTACCTGGAAGAGGAAACCCATCGGTACGTCCTGCTGGATGATCCCGATTTCACCTTTACGAGCTGCACCACCTTTGTCGGCCAGTTCTTTGAAAAGTTCGACAAGGAAGCCATCGCTCTGCATCTCGTCAACAATCATCCTAATTATGCTGGACTCTCCGTGGAAAACTTGGTTGCTACCTGGAACAACCTCACCCGTGAAGGAACGCGGGTCCATGCCGAAATCGAGCATTTCCTCACCGAAGGAAAACCTGTCACCCACCCGAAGGCCATGCACGCTCTTGAATGGCTCAGAGTCAAAAACATTATCCCGAAGAAAATGCTGCCGGAGTTCATTCTTTACTCGAAAGAACTTGGCATCGCCGGAACCATTGACCTGTTAGTAATGAACATTGACGGTTCGTATGACATCTACGACTGGAAGACATCGAAGAAGATTGAAATGAATCCCTATCGCGGCAAGCGTGGCATCCTCGGCCCTGCTCTTGACGTGGGCGACTGCAACTTCAACCATTACTCCCTTCAGTTGTCACTCTACCAATATATCCTTGAGACATACTACGGTCTCAAAATCAGGTACACCGTACTATATCATCTCAACGGTGTTCAGGTCGTTCCCTATCGGTCTGATTACTGGAAGGATGTGATCGAAGATATGCTGGCCTATTCCCTGGAATCGTCTCCTTGGACAGTTACAGAAGCAGCGGAGGTTGAATCAACATCAACACCGTTGCTCGTATCCGATTTCGCTATTGCTACGAGATAA
- a CDS encoding transcriptional regulator: MKGSNMNRTVLHIGIMSYQNYKKRTIAIARGEYLPRPDEPKVWFESVRSMAQILSNENQLLLKTILERKPESLKELEEATGRSSSNLSRTLRTMARYGIVRMEKVRRNIRPVVEATDFTVQFGLYGLSRSNSEIGYEQRC, from the coding sequence ATGAAAGGAAGCAACATGAATCGAACAGTACTCCATATTGGCATCATGTCCTATCAGAACTACAAAAAGCGCACCATCGCTATTGCCCGTGGCGAATACCTTCCACGGCCCGACGAACCCAAGGTGTGGTTTGAATCGGTACGATCCATGGCGCAGATACTTAGCAACGAAAACCAGTTACTGCTTAAGACCATCCTGGAACGGAAGCCAGAATCGCTCAAGGAGCTGGAAGAGGCGACAGGCAGGAGTAGCAGCAACCTCTCCCGGACGCTCAGGACGATGGCCCGGTACGGCATCGTGAGGATGGAAAAAGTGCGCCGAAACATCCGGCCGGTGGTCGAAGCGACCGACTTCACGGTTCAGTTCGGCTTGTATGGTTTATCTCGTAGCAATAGCGAAATCGGATACGAGCAACGGTGTTGA
- a CDS encoding lytic transglycosylase domain-containing protein — MRTLHALIAVAFVLLTAPAVSAFCFEEAGEMYGISPELLRAIAVVESDMNATAINRNKNGSYDYGLMQINSSWASKLGAEQWANLGNACYNVKVGAWILSDCIRRYGYSWKAVGCYNATRDRERKKYASKVLEKLQSQP; from the coding sequence ATGCGAACCCTCCACGCACTAATCGCGGTTGCCTTTGTTTTATTGACGGCACCTGCGGTTAGTGCGTTTTGTTTTGAAGAAGCAGGCGAGATGTACGGAATATCGCCGGAACTGCTGCGGGCCATAGCTGTTGTTGAGTCGGATATGAACGCTACTGCCATCAACCGGAATAAAAATGGTTCCTATGACTACGGATTGATGCAGATCAATTCTTCTTGGGCATCAAAACTCGGTGCCGAGCAATGGGCGAATTTGGGGAATGCCTGTTACAATGTCAAGGTAGGAGCCTGGATATTGTCAGACTGCATCAGGAGGTACGGTTATTCCTGGAAAGCAGTTGGGTGTTACAACGCAACGCGTGACAGGGAACGCAAAAAGTATGCCTCAAAAGTATTGGAAAAACTACAATCACAACCCTGA
- a CDS encoding ATP-binding protein yields MIDMQSASAVIQQVQERLCRQQVIHRPIQSTIRSDVQIMREVEYAAPPKINWMRKCGVPTRYEAFRLDTYQGNPKLVDMLKNHIYSKDSITMCGNTGCGKTHLAIGMLAEFLKQNTEAMFIPVPELLLRIRSSFGERSTQTEEELIEQYTAYALLVLDDLGAEKTTDYSITTLHLIIDRRYRYGRKTIVTTNFMDLETVEQTLGARIASRLSDSKIIKITSMPDWRKKRSVRGIAN; encoded by the coding sequence ATGATCGACATGCAATCAGCAAGTGCAGTTATACAGCAGGTGCAGGAACGCTTGTGCCGGCAACAAGTGATTCATCGCCCTATCCAGTCGACTATACGTTCTGATGTACAGATCATGCGGGAGGTTGAATATGCAGCACCGCCAAAGATCAACTGGATGAGAAAATGCGGTGTGCCGACAAGGTATGAGGCATTCAGGCTGGATACCTATCAAGGGAATCCGAAACTGGTTGACATGCTAAAAAACCATATCTATTCAAAGGATAGCATCACCATGTGCGGTAATACTGGCTGTGGAAAAACTCACCTTGCTATAGGCATGTTGGCTGAGTTCCTCAAGCAAAATACTGAAGCCATGTTCATCCCCGTTCCAGAATTATTGCTGCGGATAAGGTCTTCCTTCGGAGAAAGATCTACGCAGACAGAAGAGGAGCTGATTGAACAATATACCGCTTATGCGCTGCTTGTGTTGGATGATTTGGGGGCCGAGAAAACAACCGACTACTCCATCACGACTCTGCATCTCATCATCGACCGCCGTTATCGGTATGGACGGAAAACCATCGTGACTACAAACTTCATGGATTTGGAAACCGTCGAACAAACCCTGGGCGCAAGAATCGCGTCCAGACTGTCCGATTCCAAAATAATAAAAATCACATCAATGCCGGACTGGCGGAAGAAACGATCAGTGCGCGGCATCGCAAATTGA
- a CDS encoding RRXRR domain-containing protein, whose protein sequence is MEKVLIINTHKEPIEYVHPGKARTMLNEGKAAVFAKHPFTIILKDNFRETSASAGVA, encoded by the coding sequence ATGGAAAAGGTATTGATTATCAACACACACAAAGAACCGATCGAGTATGTTCACCCAGGAAAAGCAAGAACGATGCTGAACGAAGGCAAGGCGGCAGTATTCGCAAAGCATCCGTTCACGATAATCCTGAAGGATAATTTTCGGGAGACATCGGCCAGTGCCGGTGTTGCCTGA
- a CDS encoding ParB N-terminal domain-containing protein, translating to MNIPILISRDKIHTDPANPFPPLSEQQYNELYSSIKEHGIIEPLIVAKDHDNEPTYVAVAGNHRLKIAEELGIPELQCMVIEADELEAAYDTELYRRALTSEERKFYAKKIREITKQKHEEKIKDSLIEELYQLYAQGEISSVEVRLFCGLPKEDQQKLYETMQTRFATKPEPVVTSMTEQDVQTQQKAQEQEKAHQEEIEKAKQKQAQLEARMKALDAEKREAERERDDLERRNKDAKRLLKDKIEELEELRDQSTARAAETLKEEVSQQIISIQTQVTRSATAIKEKDQEIDRLKEERDKAKRDLRDNEAKINTVWLAARMYYDSCKDAMNIIFRPDMLRKRITNVKSELEMLDTVWNSYDIDEKVRNEVLEALGNIQKKVNELVRNLPQIQGPKIPAITSAMFEQSKMLPPIQNETQLLQ from the coding sequence ATGAACATCCCCATACTAATTTCCCGTGATAAGATTCATACTGATCCCGCAAACCCATTTCCCCCATTGTCAGAGCAGCAATACAATGAATTGTATTCAAGCATCAAAGAACACGGAATCATTGAACCACTGATAGTTGCCAAAGACCATGATAATGAACCAACTTATGTTGCAGTAGCCGGCAATCATCGCCTAAAAATAGCAGAGGAACTCGGAATCCCAGAATTACAATGTATGGTGATTGAAGCAGACGAGCTGGAAGCAGCCTACGACACAGAGTTGTATCGTAGAGCATTGACAAGTGAAGAACGGAAATTCTACGCCAAGAAAATACGCGAAATCACGAAACAAAAACATGAAGAAAAAATAAAAGACTCCCTCATTGAAGAGCTGTATCAGCTTTATGCCCAGGGAGAAATTAGTTCCGTAGAAGTCCGGTTATTTTGCGGTCTGCCAAAGGAAGACCAGCAGAAATTGTATGAGACAATGCAGACAAGGTTTGCGACAAAGCCTGAACCGGTTGTGACATCCATGACGGAACAGGATGTTCAGACGCAGCAAAAAGCGCAAGAACAGGAGAAAGCACATCAGGAGGAAATTGAAAAGGCCAAACAGAAACAGGCTCAACTCGAAGCGAGGATGAAGGCCCTGGATGCAGAAAAACGGGAAGCGGAGAGAGAACGGGACGATTTGGAGCGACGGAACAAGGATGCCAAAAGACTGCTCAAAGACAAGATAGAAGAACTTGAGGAACTCCGGGATCAATCAACGGCGCGAGCAGCCGAAACGCTCAAAGAAGAGGTGTCGCAACAGATCATTTCCATCCAAACGCAAGTCACACGCAGTGCGACAGCCATCAAGGAGAAGGATCAGGAGATTGATCGGCTCAAGGAGGAACGCGATAAAGCCAAGCGGGACTTGCGGGACAACGAAGCTAAGATCAATACCGTATGGCTGGCGGCCAGGATGTACTATGACTCTTGCAAAGATGCAATGAATATCATCTTCCGCCCCGATATGCTGCGCAAGAGAATCACAAACGTAAAATCCGAACTGGAAATGCTGGATACGGTTTGGAACAGTTACGACATTGACGAAAAAGTGCGCAACGAAGTCCTTGAGGCACTGGGGAACATTCAAAAAAAAGTAAATGAACTTGTGAGGAATTTGCCGCAAATCCAAGGACCAAAAATTCCTGCGATTACGTCAGCAATGTTCGAGCAATCCAAGATGCTGCCCCCAATACAAAACGAGACGCAACTCTTGCAGTAG
- a CDS encoding helix-turn-helix domain-containing protein: MEDKNKMLTVGQVAERLNVSRSYIYRAVEFADIPHTRILRGGIRFDPQKIEEWLQKNSVEANDTALCSKRGRNSNLPHA; encoded by the coding sequence ATGGAAGACAAGAACAAGATGCTTACAGTAGGGCAAGTAGCGGAAAGGCTAAACGTATCCAGATCGTATATCTATCGGGCTGTTGAGTTTGCGGACATTCCGCATACTCGGATTTTGAGAGGCGGCATCAGGTTCGACCCTCAAAAAATTGAGGAATGGTTGCAGAAAAATTCAGTCGAAGCAAACGACACCGCACTTTGTTCGAAGAGAGGCAGGAACAGCAACCTGCCCCATGCTTAG
- a CDS encoding helix-turn-helix domain-containing protein — protein sequence MKMDLDLSGRLKFLRTRKKLSQKQLAALIGVTTQTVLKYEKGYRVPTADILNKIIEYLGCEDPAWFLTGQGGKLSVGSNHASTFNLNSRMTEDSKEMKELSSRIMAVAEADEAVFEMLMKMLDANLMLAEEMLSMRRVLSMRREFADRSG from the coding sequence ATGAAGATGGACTTAGATTTAAGCGGTCGTTTAAAGTTTTTGCGGACACGGAAAAAACTATCCCAGAAACAGTTGGCCGCCTTAATTGGAGTCACTACCCAAACAGTTTTGAAATATGAAAAGGGATACAGGGTGCCGACTGCCGACATACTCAACAAGATTATCGAGTATTTGGGTTGCGAAGACCCCGCATGGTTCCTGACGGGGCAGGGCGGCAAACTTTCAGTAGGAAGTAATCATGCTTCGACGTTCAACCTCAATAGTCGCATGACAGAGGATAGCAAGGAAATGAAGGAACTCTCGTCGCGTATAATGGCCGTGGCCGAAGCTGACGAAGCAGTGTTTGAAATGCTGATGAAGATGCTGGATGCGAATTTAATGTTGGCTGAGGAAATGCTCTCCATGAGAAGAGTCCTCTCCATGAGACGTGAATTTGCAGACAGGTCCGGGTAG
- a CDS encoding AlpA family phage regulatory protein → MRDSNNQGNVEATSFDGFIRLSQIIGTKGNPARNIPAIQPIIPISKTSFLNGVKAGIFPKPVRLGERTVAWRVSDIKRLIEQQS, encoded by the coding sequence ATGAGAGACAGTAATAATCAAGGAAATGTAGAGGCAACGTCGTTCGACGGTTTTATCCGTCTCAGTCAGATTATTGGAACAAAAGGCAATCCTGCAAGGAATATCCCGGCTATTCAGCCGATTATTCCGATATCGAAAACGAGTTTTTTGAACGGCGTCAAAGCGGGAATATTCCCAAAACCCGTCCGACTTGGCGAAAGAACGGTTGCGTGGAGGGTGTCGGATATAAAGAGACTGATCGAACAGCAATCCTAA